The following nucleotide sequence is from Podospora bellae-mahoneyi strain CBS 112042 chromosome 1 map unlocalized CBS112042p_1, whole genome shotgun sequence.
GGATGCGATCCATCATTTGCAGCTTGTGAGCGAGGGGATCCGCCCGGTGTCGTTGTGGAAGATCAGGTATGAGTCGCGGTTTTTGATTGACGGGGCCAGCATTGGAAGAGAAGCTCCGTGTTGTTTGTTAAACTTGCCTGGGCGAATGGTTTGATTATATTGGCTGCCTGCATGTATCGAGTGGATGACAAGTCCTAAAACGAGTCTTTCGGGTGCGGTGCCCAGGTCTTGGGGATAGAAAGATGTTCACTCAGTTTGATAGTCCTTACTTTCTGGCAGAATAGCACAGATGCTTCCAAACCGTATATCATGTATTAGTTTGCATCGGTGGTGTAGCGTTGCAATTTGCTGCCGGCATGACCCCCAATCATGGGAAGTTGACCTGCCCCCTGTGAGATTGTAACCTCTTGAACAGACTGAACTGTGTATTTGGTGCTGCTTGCATCCTATCCCAACTTCACACCAGAAAGCCTCTGTGTTGCTCTTGGAAAGAACCCATGCCAAATATGCAGACACGGGACCTGCACTTACGCAGACTGAGTGGCATACGGCACACACAGTGAGAAGTCACCGTAACGTTCCTACCGTTGGCGCATGAGGTAGACCACCTGCAACCCGAAATATCTACCTAGGTAGCAATCAACACCCAGCTTGAGATGCAGAGGTGTTAACATGTATCATTTCTTTCAAGATCCACCAAATGCCGGCCTCTGCAGCTGTCAAAGAGCACGAAGGCTCGTACAAACAGACCCCTGTCATGATGTAAGTGGTGTTAGAACGCCATCCCGTCTGCAGCGTCCCAGAGATCCCTCTCAATCGCACAGCGCCATTTTTCGTTCCAAGTAAGATGTCTAGATATCAGGTGCCTCGGAGGTAATTAAGGTTTGAGTTTGGAAGGCAACTGCATAAGGTACCCCCATTACGATCGCGGGGCAGTCACAGCCAGCCTGACTACCAATACCTACCCTCACTGCCCTGATCAGATTTGATGGTTTTCTCCTTGCACCAAACctttcacctcctcccatcttTTTTGAACTCATCCTCGACGATACACGTTTGGATGGGTGGTTTTTTATTAGCACACTGCATCCCATACCCTTGACGGCACCCCCCTGCTGCACTCTGCCGGCCGTGTGCCCTTTCTTTCTGCCCCCCCGCGCAACCgctcgctgccgccgcttGGCCCCCCCAGACTTTTGAGGTGAGGGCTCAGCGCAGCGCAGCACTGACACCTCCTGCAACCCGGTCGATCTGAGCCGCCGCTTTTGCCCATTGATCACAGACGATCGTCTCGTCCTGCCGACGTCTTTTCTCTGCCtcttgtcctcgtcgtccagctgctgctgccgccgctccGCCCCCAGACGGCGCAAACGAATGAAACCCTGATCATAGCCGCTGTCTTGTTCGACATTGCCAGggcaccatcatcaagtcTTCACACGCACAAAAGGCACGGACCACAGCTTGAGGTGACTGCACTACCGTTACCCATATTTGGTGTTCCCCGGTGCCATCTCTTCCAGTGCCTTGTGTGGGCCGACCTGATCGCTCACCCGCACCCCGCGTCTGGCTTCTCACCGATCACAAAAAGGAATTCATTCTGTTTCCCATCTGCTGCGAAATTGCACCAACTCTTCGAACTCAGGTCATACGAGACATATTATCTTCTTAATTTTGCGCCGCCAGGGCCATCTCTGGGCCCAGCAGCTCACTTAAAACAAGCTCACCAACGACCTCGAGCCCTCTGTTTATCATCTACACAACAGCCCGGCCCACCTACCAGTTTTCACTTAAACATCGCGGCGTCGTTGACGAATCATGGCGGGGTTATTCAAGCGAGTGTACGACTGGCTGTTACGGACCTTCTGGTAAGCTGCGCACCTCCATGCATCCCGCGCCCCCGAGCTGCTGCGGGGCTTTTCCGTCTCTAAGCTcgtcgacgacggcgacggcgcATCAGGAGAATGCGGAGCTGACACAACCTCCAGGGCCACCGAAATGGACGTCACCATGATCGGTCTGCAGAATGCGGGCAAAACATCTCTGCTTCGGGTGCTGTCGGTAAGCAAGACCCAAAACCTACCTCCCCGGTACATGTGATGCTGATGACCTCTGCTTGCGAACAGGGCGGAGAGTTTGCCATAGAGTAAGTTGTTGACCACCAAGCAaccttcccacccctccacgACCTCGATGCAACATCTTGTGCCCAGTTTCTCCAAATATCTCCTGGCTGACCATTCCTCGCAGCTCGATACCGACAGTGGGCTTCAACATGAAGCGGTTGCAACGGGGGCATGTGACGCTCAAGTGCTGGGACTTGGGTGGGCAACCCCGCTTCCGTCCAATGTGGGAGCGATATTGCCGGAATGTCAACGCTATCGTGTTCATTGTCGATATTGCCGACGTGGATGTGCTTCCCATGGCCCGCGAAGAGCTACACTCATTAATGAGCCAGCCAAGCCTGGATGGCATTCCATTGCTTGTTCTCGGAAACAAGTCGGATCTTCCAAACAAGCTCACCGTGGATGAGCTCATTGACGCCATGGATCTCAAAAACATTGCGCATCGAGAGGTGTCGTGCTATGGCATCTCGGCAAAGGAGGAAACCAATCTGGAGGCGGTTCTCCAGTGGCTGATGAAGTTTGCCAACAGGTGAGCCATCTCATTTCTGACATGGACCATTTGTCATTGTGGACATCTGGCGAGGTTGGATTCAGTTGGCTTGTTCACTGTGTGGACTCGAAGGGACGTCCGTTTCATCGTTTTCGCCCGGCATTTTCGTGAAGAAAAGGTTCATCTGCGGGGGCGACAACCGACTCTCAGAACTGACGTTCCAATTCGCAGCAAAAAATGATTTCGTTTCTGTGATATACGACACATCGCCCAGCGCCTAGCTGGGTCCAGACAGGGGCCGCAAGGCTAAGGGGGCATGATTAGCAACATAACTCATACAGCAACATATGAAAGTGGCACCTGTCACTTTTTTCTCGGGGCAGTTGGGATGGACGGAATGGGTTATCAGCGGGCCAGGGCgttttcttgtcttttttgTGCGTATTTCGGGGAAGAGGAACTGGCGCGAAGCCTCGGTGTATTGGAAAGCTCGATGTatttttggtcttttttgttttgtttcttgcgTGGCTGTTTTATggaaccaccatcaccacattTAATCTTTGACGAcgtatgatgatgatatggcAAACCGAGCGGGTCGTTTTCCAATTGTGCTGTAGAATAGTGCCTTTGCGCGTATCTCTGAGAGCAACGTTTTCGAGATTCTGTGCCAAGCAATGGCATGTGTGACGAGGTGAGTCTGTAGggtaggaggagggggaaatCGAGACagggggtgtgtgtgttgaaAGGGCGCTTAGACGATGCTCCTCAATATTCACACATGGACGGGTTCGAGGGAAAACCACGACATCTGGGAAAAAGAAGACTtggggaaaaagaaaaatgggAACGGGACGGGACTCGAGAAACTTTCTATATAaaagggaagaaaaagatgTACACCTTTTTCCCAAATTTAGTTTTTTGAAAGTctgaggggaggagggaccCTGGGCCGTATTGACGTGGGAGGGCGTGATTGGCTGGAGAGGATTTGATGTGGTTTACCACCGCCGGACggaacagcaccaccaccaccaccaccttgagaACTGCAGACCAGTGGATGGATAGATGGGCTTGGATTTCTTGTCGGTGCGGCGCGCGCGCTTGGAAGGGAATGGGTATCGACTGGTTTGTATCTTGAGTGAGGTTGAAACAGGTAAGCGAGATTTACACTGACTTGGGTCTCttttggttggggttgggtaaGGGAAGGAAGGCAAGCATTACTTCACCTGACGGTACTAATATTATCTGTCTCGGGTGCAGTCTTGATGGCTGGCTTGTGTTGCCTGGCATATCTTCTTCAAAGTGAGTGCGAGTGTAAGTGATATATGTTCATTCTCATGGATTCCCTGCAATATCCCACTGGGCCATTGAGCGTAAGATAAGATAAAAGGAAATAGACCGAGTATGCGCCTTGTGGATGAGACCTTGGGCCGACGTCACTGCTTCTGGCGAAGAAACCGAGAGGGAAACCGAAACCCAGATTGAGGCCGCACATGATATTGGATTTGGTGTTCTACCCTCGAGTCTCCAAGCTGGTCGGCATACCCAAATCCCGGCTACGCTCTCACATTGACTCCCGGTTTCCCCCCCTCGTCCTTCCCAAATGCGCCTCGGAAGAGATCAACGTGAAGTTGGTGAACACGGATAGCATTGGGGACCTTCGGTTTATCTTTTTGGGAAAAACCAACGATCATTTGAGCTGTCTCTATACCcgaacccccccctccctttttttttttccgtcGCTGAACATAACAAAAAACGGGCGCCTGATTTCACAATGATTCCACAAAACAGACTCCCGTCGTGAAAAGGTATCGTAAAGGTGgggtcaacaacaagaagactCCGAGTCTGATTCCTATCTCGGCCGGGGgaaacaaccaccaaacatAAGCGCGGAAGCCCCTCCTCGGCAGGCCATCTCTTCGGTAAGATGCCAAATATCGACTCGTATTCTGCCCAATGCAATGCCGAACGCCGTCCGTGTCCACCCGAATCCTCCGCTTCCCCAAATGACCAAACGAGCCACCGCTTTAACGGTAAGACTTCTGGAATCTGGAGCGGGCACCCTTACCACCGAACTTCTTGGGCTCGCACCGACGGGGatcggcgacgaggaggctgcGGTCGAACTGGATGAGGGAGCTCTTCAGGACGTTCTTGGTATGCTCGTCGATGTACTTGGCGTAGTAGGCGACCTAAAAGGTGTTAAAAGGTCAGTCAAAATCATGTTGCGGGTGCGGCGCTCGAGTATCGCTCGTCGGTTCGATACTTCGGGACGGTACGTACAACAGCCTTAGCAATCTGTTTTCCCATTGTTAGCAATTTGTCCCTGTTCCTATTCTTGAGTTTTGTTGCGAGGTGATAACATACAGCCTGGCGCACAGCGTAAACCTGCGAAGtgtgaccaccaccagcgaccTTGATTCTGATATCGATGGCAGCGAAGTTCTcggtgccgaggatgaggatgggcTCGTAGAGCTTGGCCCGGAGGATCTCGGGGGCGAAAAGCTTCAGAGGCTTGCCGTTGACCTTGATGAGGCCACGGCCCTCCACAGCGCGAGCGACGGCTGCAACGATGGCGATGGTTAGCGATTTCGCCCTCGGGAGTTCATTTCGACAATTTCGGCAGGGCGATCAAAAATCGGCATACCTGtggcattcttcttcttgccaaaCACCTGGACGGCCTTCTTTTCGTTCGCCATTTTGAGTTGCTGGCAAGAATGACTTCCTGTTGTTAGTTCGGGCAGGCTCAGCAGGCTGTGATTTTTCGGCTTCAGCTTGTCAAAATTTGTGTGTGGAGGGGGAAATCGGTATGGGGCTAGCGCACCTGCGCCAGCAAATCACGTGTGTCAATTGTGGCTAGTGGCAGAGTTTGTGGCTGGTGAACCTGGGCCTACCTGCACTCCAAAACCTGTGCCCACTCTGCCGAAGAGCCCGGCGTTGAATTCACTTTAGGCCCACATTTCCCGGTGATGCTCCCCCGATCCCATCCATGCCGTTTGCTGTCGTGCACCCCACTATCTCCGGTCGAACTGGCGTCCtccgttgttgttgctgtttccAAGGGTTGGATTCACAAGGGGGTTTTTCCCCTTCGACTGTCCATCCTGTCAAAAAACCCGATAATTTCTCTTGTACCCTTGAATCTCCTGATGTTTTCAATATCCGGTCTTTTCATTTTTACATTGTACACCATGGTAATACTGGAGCCGGTGGATTTTATGAATGCCTACCTCTCACCTTGAATACGGATGTTTATTTTCATGTTGTGCTTGTTTTGCCAAGGCATGACAGTTCCGATCCGCTGACGACGTTGAACGATATGCTGTCATCATTGTGAGGCGATGCCAGGCGAGCGTACCAAAGCGTACTGAAGCCGTAAAGGCGTTTCTCTCACCGAGCGCAACGCTGCTGAGCCACCGATCCTCTCAGGCGTCTTCTTGCTCGGTCATCAGTGAAGGCATTTGGAATATCTTCCTAAGTGTGATTTGGAAGTTGCCCGCAGTTTCGGGAAGAGATGGAATGCTTTTTACCAAACGACCGGCCGAGCATGGCGCATAGTGGTCGTCACCCAAGATCTTGGACAAGCTTGGCAGGCTGCCTCCATTGACCTCATTGGGCAAGTCATGGGAACAAACGGAATCCCATTGGACCTCAGCCACCTCGGGCCACGTTATCGGTCATTCATTATCAGCGTGTGCCGAGAAATGTCCCACGGTGCAGTTTTCTGATTCAAGGAGGCGCAGTGGCATCATCTGCTCCCGCACCTTTTCGCTTCAGAAGAGTTGCTTTGGTGCTTCCGTTGCCAGGATCCACTGTGCTGAAACTTCTATTGGGCAGCACGTCACTCACTCTCAAGCGGTGCCTGTCTTTGTTCATCTACTCCCGCCACCCCTCTGCCAACAAAATCCTAGAAAACACATCATCTAACACCACCTACATCACCACTACttgcagcagcaaaacgTGGATTTTTAGACGTTTACATCGATATCAGTTGAATCTCGCCTTCGCAGAATCTACAAAACATCGCAGATTGGAGCAACAGAGAAAAGCGATATCAAATAGCCACAATGGCTCCGCTCGTCTCTGATCAGCTGGAGAAACGCCAGTCGTAAGTCGCGACTTCATTTCAATCCCCCCGCGCATCAACCACACTTTATGCTAACGATTATCTCTTCCAGCTGTCCTTCAGGGTACTATTACGACAGGGGTTACTGCTACCGCAACAGCGCCTGGAGCTGGTGGGGACGATGGGTATTCGCAGGTCTCGCCGTTCTCTTCGTTCTTTTGGTGTTTGCGCTTCTCTTGTATGTTTCCCCTACTGTCTCTTTTATCGTCGCATAACGCATTGCTAACGTCTTTCGCAGCCGTAACTCACGCCGCAGAAGAAAGCAAGGCGCCCGACCACTCTACGGCACCGGCTGGATGGCACCCGCACCGCAGTACtacccacctcctcctcagtaCACCCCTCAAGACCAGAATCCCGCTCCTCCAGGCGGGTACAAGTACAACGGGAACGATGGGTATTATGGCAATCCTCAAGCTGGAAGCAGTCAATATGGCAGCCCGGGTCCTTATGGTAACCAGGCGACGAGCCCCTACGGTCAGCAAGAGGGCATTCAGCTTCAGCAACCCGAGCACGCTTATCACCGTGGAGGTGACGCCGATtatgcccctcctcccggaCCTCCGCCCAATGCCGCCACCAAGCCTTAAATGGCTAAAATCCTGGTTTCGCATCTTTGTTTGTCAGATGCTGGGAGGAATGAGTTCTTGATTATGGCGTTCAGGATGGGTTGGGTAAGGGATGTAGTTACACATTCCTGAGACAGGGTTTTTACGTTTGGAaaagggagatgatggaaggGAAGATTCAAGACGATCCCTTGTGGGATACCCCGTTTATGATGGCAAAactttccttttttgttgTTCAACTACGCAGTACGCTGTTTTTTAGAGGTACACTAATTAATGCATGATATGGGTTGACGAGCCTCACATATGTTGTCGTGATATCAGAGTTTCGTGTATGATATCATCGTGCTGGTTGAGTTGCTCGGGTCGGACGAAAAGTAAGGAACGCAGCCTGAGTTATGTGGTCAAGCAGGGCTCTCCCTGGGAAGAGCTTCGCATATAGGAAGACCAGGCCAGCGTGAGGCTTC
It contains:
- a CDS encoding uncharacterized protein (EggNog:ENOG503P6PY; COG:S), with the protein product MAPLVSDQLEKRQSCPSGYYYDRGYCYRNSAWSWWGRWVFAGLAVLFVLLVFALLFRNSRRRRKQGARPLYGTGWMAPAPQYYPPPPQYTPQDQNPAPPGGYKYNGNDGYYGNPQAGSSQYGSPGPYGNQATSPYGQQEGIQLQQPEHAYHRGGDADYAPPPGPPPNAATKP
- the RPS16 gene encoding 40S ribosomal protein S16 (COG:J; EggNog:ENOG503P1RZ); protein product: MANEKKAVQVFGKKKNATAVARAVEGRGLIKVNGKPLKLFAPEILRAKLYEPILILGTENFAAIDIRIKVAGGGHTSQVYAVRQAIAKAVVRTVPKYRTDERYSSAAPAT
- a CDS encoding uncharacterized protein (COG:U; EggNog:ENOG503NWXM), whose amino-acid sequence is MAGLFKRVYDWLLRTFWATEMDVTMIGLQNAGKTSLLRVLSGGEFAIDSIPTVGFNMKRLQRGHVTLKCWDLGGQPRFRPMWERYCRNVNAIVFIVDIADVDVLPMAREELHSLMSQPSLDGIPLLVLGNKSDLPNKLTVDELIDAMDLKNIAHREVSCYGISAKEETNLEAVLQWLMKFANSKK